Proteins from one Oenanthe melanoleuca isolate GR-GAL-2019-014 chromosome 1, OMel1.0, whole genome shotgun sequence genomic window:
- the LOC130259170 gene encoding solute carrier family 2, facilitated glucose transporter member 3, translating to MDTKKKITAPLVYAVCIAAIGSLQFGYNTGVINAPEKIIRSFFNKTLSERSGSAVSQELLTSLWSLSVAIFSVGGMIGSFSVSLFVNRFGRRNSMLLVNVLAFTGGLLMAFSKAAGAVEMLIIGRFVIGVFCGLCTGFVPMYISEVSPTSVRGAFGTLNQLGIVVGILVAQIFGLEAIMGTEGLWPMLLGFTILPAIIQCIGLLFCPESPRFLLINKMEEEKAEAVLQKLRGDRDVSQDIQEMKDESAKMSQEKKATVPELFRSPNYRQAIIIAIMLQLSQQLSGINAVFYYSTGIFERAGITQPVYATIGAGVVNTVFTVVSLFLVERAGRRTLHLIGLGGMAVCAAIMTVALALKDIVDWIRYISIVATFGFVALFEIGPGPIPWFIVAELFSQGPRPAAMAVAGCSNWTSNFLVGMLFPYAEKLCGSYVFLIFLVFLVLFFIFTFFKVPETKGRTFEDISRGFEGRGNNGSSPQKTPMVEMDKAAV from the exons ATGGACACCAAGAAG AAAATCACAGCGCCTCTTGTCTATGCTGTTTGCATCGCTGCCATCGGATCTCTCCAGTTTGGGTACAACACCGGTGTCATTAATGCACCCGAGAAG ATCATCCGGAGCTTTTTCAACAAAACTCTGTCAGAAAGAAGTGGGAGTGCTGTCTCCCAAGAACTACTCACCTCTCTATGGTCACTTTCTGTGGCCATCTTCTCCGTAGGAGGCATGATTGGCTCCTTCTCAGTCAGTTTGTTTGTAAACAGATTTGGCAG GAGGAACTCCATGCTGCTGGTGAATGTCTTGGCCTTTACTGGAGGCCTTCTCATGGCCTTCTCTAAGGCAGCAGGGGCAGTGGAGATGTTGATTATCGGCCGCTTTGTTATTGGTGTCTTCTGCGGCCTCTGCACGGGCTTCGTGCCCATGTACATCAGTGAGGTCTCGCCCACCAGCGTGCGCGGAGCCTTCGGCACCCTCAACCAGCTGGGCATCGTGGTGGGCATCCTGGTGGCTCAG ATCTTTGGACTGGAGGCAATCATGGGCACTGAAGGACTTTGGCCAATGCTTTTGGGGTTCACGATCCTCCCAGCAATTATACAGTGTATTGGTCTTCTATTCTGTCCTGAAAGCCCCCGTTTCCTACTGATCAACAagatggaggaggagaaagcCGAAGCAG TCCTGCAGAAGCTCCGTGGTGATCGAGATGTGTCTCAAGACATCCAGGAGATGAAAGATGAAAGTGCAAAAATGtcccaggaaaagaaagcaactGTGCCGGAGCTCTTCCGTTCTCCAAACTACCGTCAAGCCATTATCATCGCCATCATGctgcagctgtcccagcagctctcaggcaTCAATGCT GTATTCTATTATTCTACAGGGATTTTTGAAAGAGCTGGTATCACACAGCCTGTCTATGCCACCATTGGAGCTGGCGTGGTAAACACAGTCTTCACTGTGGTGTCG ctgttcctggtGGAGCGTGCAGGGCGCCGGACCCTCCATTTGATTGGTTTGGGTGGcatggctgtgtgtgctgctatTATGACTGTAGCTTTAGCCCTGAAG GACATTGTGGACTGGATCAGATACATCAGCATTGTTGCCACTTTTGGCTTTGTGGCTCTTTTTGAGATTGGCCCTGGCCCTATCCCATGGTTCATTGTGGCAGAACTCTTCAGCCAGGGCCCACGACCTGCAGCCATGGCAGTAGCTGGTTGTTCCAACTGGACCTCCAATTTCTTGGTGGGAATGCTCTTCCCCTATGCAGAG AAACTGTGTGGCTCCTATGTCTTCCTCATCTTCCTTGTTTTCCTGGTCCTCTTCTTTATCTTCACCTTCTTCAAAGTGCCAGAGACCAAGGGCAGGACTTTTGAAGACATCTCCAGGGGCTTTGAAGGACGAGGAAACAACGGCTCATCACCCCAGAAGACTCCCATGGTGGAGATGGATAAAGCAGCAGTCTAA